A region of the Lysobacter sp. K5869 genome:
CGCGTGGGGAACGCCGGTCCGGCTGCGGACGAGGCTCAAGTTACGCTCGCCAAATGCGGCAAAAAAGCGATACGTTTGCAAGCCAGACTTGAGCCGGATCGAACGCTCCACGCCACCCGGGACCGCCGCGATGAACCGTCCGCCGTTGCACGCCTTGCTGGGTTTCGCCACCGCCGCGCGCTTGAACAACCTCACCCGCGCGGCCGAGCAGATGCACCTCACCGTCAGCGCGTTGAGCCATCAGATCCGCACGCTCGAACAGCGCCTGGGCCGGCGTTTGTTCGAACGCGGCCCGCGCGGGGTGCGCCTGACCGCCGACGGCGAGCGCCTGCTGTCGGTGGTGGCGCCGCACCTGGACGCGCTCGACCACGCCCTGCGCCCGTACAGCCCGCGCCGCGACGACGTGCTGACCCTGAGCCTGATGGCGTCGATGGCCTCGTCCTGGCTGGTGCCGCGGCTGGGCAGCTTCGTCGCCCGCTATCCGCAGCTCGAACTCAATCTGTTTTCCTCCGCCGCGCTGGTCGACTTCGACCGCGAACCCGGCATCGACGCGGCCATGCGCGGCGGCTACGGCCGCTGGCCCGGGCTGGTGATCGAACACTTGTTCGACGAAACCCTGATCCCGGTGGCGAGCCCGGCGCTGGTGGAGCGCATGGGCGGGCTGCCGGCGCAGGAGGACCTGCACCGCTGGCCGTTGTTGGGCGACCTGTCTACGTACTGGCAGGACTGGTTCGACCGCTACGGCGGCAAACCGCCGGCGCGCTACGTCGCCCATTTCGACGATTCCGAAACCATGCACCGCGCCGCGGTCGAGGGACTCGGCGTGGCGCTGGGGCGGATGGCGCGCACGCGGCTGTTGATCCGCAACGGCCAACTGGTGCCGCTGAGCCAGGGCCGGTTGAAGATCGATTGGGGGCATTACCTGGTGTATCCGTCGCGCTCGGTCGATCACGCCGGGCTGGAATCCTTCCGTACCTGGCTGCATGAACAGGCGCGCGAGTACGTCGATCAGATGGACGCCGACCTCGCCGCGCGCGATCCCGCCGCGGCCGCGGCGAGCACGAAAAAGCCACGCAAGAAACGCAGCTGAGCGCGCTGCGGCGACGCCGCATCGCCGGCCGTCGGCGACCTGCGCACAGTTGCGCTGCAGCGCAAGCTGAACGCATGCGGTAGGCTGCGGCCTTCTGAATTCACTGGAGTGTGTTGCATGGAACGTCAACGCCTTGCCCGCCTGCTGCTCGCCGCGCTGTTGCCCGCCGGCCTGTGCGCAGGCGCGCATGCCCAGGAAACCAAGCCGGCCGAAGCGGTCGCGGAGCAGACGGCCGCGAAGCCGGCCGAACCGGCCGCCGCACCGGCGGCGGCGAAGCCCGCCGAGGCCGCTGCGGAACAGACGGCCGCGAAACTGGCGGAGCCGGTCGCGCCGCAACAAGCCGCCGACAAGCCGGCCGAGAAGGCCGCCGAACCAGCCGCGGCGAAGCCGGCGGAGCAAGCCGCCGTGCCGGCCGCCGAGCCGACCACCGCGAAGCCGGCCGAAAAAGCGGCTGAGGCGACCGCCGCTAAGCCGGCCGAAAAAGCCGCCGAGCCGGCCGCTGCGAAGCCCGCGGAAAAGCCCGCCGACAAGCCCGCCGCGCGCAAGCCCGCGAGCGCGGCGACCGCCGGCAGCCCGCTGAAGACCGCCATCGCCGGCAGCTGGCGCGACCCGAACAACGTCGCCCGCGATGCCTACCGCCATCCGCTGGAAACGCTGCAGTTCTTCGGCGTGCGCCCGGACCAGACCGTGGTCGAAATCACCCCGGGCAGCGGCTGGTACTCCGAAATCCTGGCGCCGTACCTGCGCGAGAAGGGCCATTACGTCGCCGCCGTGGTCGATCCCGACAGCCAGACCAAGGACAGCGCGCGCATCTACTACACCAAGGCCAAGACCGGCCTGGAGAAGAAGTTCGCCGGCGCGCCGCTGCAGTACGCCGCCGTCGCGATCGCCGCCTACGACCCGTTCAAGCCGGCGTTCGGCCCGGCCAATTCGGCCGACGTGGTGCTGACCTTCCGCAACGTGCACAACTGGCGCACCGCCGGACAGGCCGAAGTGATGTTCAAGGGCTTCTTCGAGGTGCTCAAGCCGGGCGGCACGCTCGGCGTGGTCGAACACCGCGCCAAGGCCGATCTGCCGGCCGACGACAAGAGCGGCTACGTCGGTCAGGCGCAGGTGATCGCGATGGCCGAGGCGGCCGGCTTCAAGCTCGAAGGCAAAAGCGAGGTCAACGCCAACCCGCGCGACACCAAGGACTACCCGAATGGGGTCTGGACCTTGCCGCCGACCAACCAGCACGACGCGGCCGACGACGCCAAGTACAAGGCGATCGGCGAGAGCGACCGGATGACGCTGCGGTTCCGCAAGCCGCGTTGATTCGATCGCGCCGCGCGGCGGTCCGGTGGGCCGCCGCGCGTTGTCGGTGTTTCGCTGCGCCGATGGGTTCGTCGTTGCCGCAGTTGTCGCGGTCGCAGCTCCTACCGTCGGATACGAAACCGACCGAAGCCCCTGTAGGAGCTGCGCGAGCTGCGACCGCGACAATCCAACCACCGCGAACCTTTCCACCGTCGCGCCGACCTCCGCGCCATCGCGCCCCCCGCCCTCGCGCCCCCCGCACCGCCGCCCCGGCACACTAGCGCCCGCCTTCCGCCGCCGGCACCGCCCGATGCTCATCGCCTTCAACAAACCCTACGGCGTGCTCTCGCAGTTCACCGACCGCAGCCAGCCGCCCAAGCCGACCCTGGCCGGCTTCGGCCTGCCCGCCGAGGTCTACGCCGCCGGCCGCCTCGACCACGACAGCGAAGGCCTGCTGCTGCTCACCGACGACGGCACGCTCGCCCACCGCCTCACCGACCCGCGCCACAAGCAGGCCAAGACCTATCTGGTCCAGGTCGAAGGCGAACCCGGCGACGAACCGCTGCGGCGCCTGCGCGACGGCGTGGACTTGAACGACGGCCCGACCCTGCCCGCGCAAGCGCGCGTCGTCGCCGCGCCCGACTGGCTGTGGCCGCGCGATCCGCCGGTGCGCTTCCGCAAGACCGTGCCCGATGCGTGGCTGGAGCTGAGCATCCGCGAAGGCCGCAACCGGCAGGTGCGGCGCATGACCGCGGCGGTGGGCTTGCCGACGCTGCGGCTGATCCGGGTGGCGATCGGCCCGCACCGGCTCGACGGGTTGGCGCCGGGGCAGTGGCGCGCGCTCTAGCCGCGCGGCGGCGCTAGCCGGCTCACGCGGCCGACCGTCTCGATCGCGCGCGCCGCCGCCTCAGCGACTCGCCGCGCCGGCCCGGTCGGACGGCAGACAATGCCGCAGCGCGTCCTCCAGCGTGCGTACGTCCACGCCGCGGCACACCGGCGCGGGCGCCACGCAATCCAGATACGGCGCCGCCCAACGCCAGCCTTCGGCCTGACCGGCGATCATCGCCGGCGCGCGCGCATCGACGCAGCGGGCATGCGCCTGGGCCACGTAGGCGCGGCAATCGGCCGGCGCGAGCCGGCCGGTGCCGGCTACGTTGCGTTCGCACAGTCCCTCGGCGGCCTCGCGCCACAGCGCGAAGAATTCCGCGCGCGGGATCGGCTGGCGGTCGATATCGGCCAGCCGGTAGCGCGGCGCCGGCACGGCGAACCAGTGCAGGTAGGCGAACGCGGCGATCGCGGCCAGCGCGATCAGCAGCAGGAGTCGTTGCATGCGCGGAACCTTGGCGCGGTCAGTCGGGGGGCGCGGCATTCTCGCGGATCGGCGGCGCGCTGACGAGATTTGCGAGCGCGGTCGCGTTTTTCGCGCACGCGGTCCGCACCGCGAGCGCGCCGACCCGAGCGAACGCACCCGCACCATCCCACACCCGCGCGCCCCGACCGCTCACGTTCGATCACCCGGCGCTGCAATCGCCCGCTCATCGCCGCCGCGACCGCGTTCTCAGCTCGCTTTCGCCGCTGAGAAACCGTCCCGGTTTGATCCCGCACCGGCGCTGGCGCCGCCCGCGCGCGCGGCCTTAGCGTCGGCGACAGCTACGCGCCTGGCGCTGCGCCACTCGCGGTCTGCTCAACGGAGGAGCCCGACCCATGTCCACCCTGCGTTCCCTGACCCTCGGCATCGGCCTCGCGCTCGCCGCCGGAACCGTCTCGCTGCTGTACGCCCCGGCGACGTCCGCCGCCGAGGAGCCGCTGCCGTTCGACCAAGCCCCGCCGGTGGTCGAGGACATGCTGATCACCCCGACCCCGCAGTCCGGCTCGGGCGACGCCCTGCTCCAGCTGATCTACGCCAAGGACCAGCAGCTGCCGGCGGAGATCGCCTTCAACGTCGGCGACAAGCCGGTCAAGCTGGTGCGCGACGAAAAGGATCCGCAGCTCTACAGCGCCCCGATCCCGTTCGACTTCGACGGCTTCGTCAAGGAACAGACCGAGCGCCAGGAACTGGCCTCGCAGAAGCTGACCGTGCCGACCTTCGTCGGCCGCGAGTTCCGCGGCGAGGCGCCGATGGCCTTCCTCGACCCGGAGACCCTGCGCAAGCAGATCGAGCTGCGGGTGCCGATCCGCATTCCGTTCCCGGTGGTGTTCGGCCCGCCGGCGATCGTGCGCCCGGAGCGCTCGCTGCTGGTCACCGCGCCCAGCGTGGTCGAGGACCCGACCCGCACCTTCGACCTGTGCACCGGCGCGGGCAACCCGAACGGCGCGTGGACCTTCAACAAGCTGATGACCAACATGGCCAATCAGCCGGTCAGCGGCGTCAACCCGTCCGACTTCGTCGAGAACTGGCTGCGCCAGTGGGGCACCACCCAGACCATCAACACCTTCGCCGCGACCCCGCGCACCCAGATCATCAACCAGGTGCTCAACACCTGGGAACGCGACACCGTCACCGGCAAGCTGCGCCTGGACCGCTCGCCGCTGCGCCTGCTCGGCGTGGTCAACCGCATGGACCTGCGCACCAACTCGGCCTACGGCGGCGGCACCGCCGGCGAGGGCCGGTTCGTGTTCGGCGTGATCCGGCGCAACACCAGCGGCAGCTGCACGGTGTTCCCGTTCACGGTGATCCTGGAGTACGGCATCCCGATCAGCGGCTGCACCAACATCCGCAGCTACGCCCGCCAGTGGGGCGCGCTGGGCACGCTGACCCTGGGCTCGCCGGCCTACAACTCGCAGTTGCAGGTCATCACCGACCGCTTCACCGCGGCCAACGCCTCGCCGGGCAAGCCCAACGGCAGCGCGATCAATCAGGTGCGCACCAACGAGTTCCTGCAGAGCCCGTGGGAACTGCGCGAGTTCGCCATCGCCCGCGGCGCCACCCAGCTGACCATGACCACGGCCAAGCAGACGCCGCACCACAGCCTCAACAACTCCATCGCCCTGGGCGACTACATCTTCGACAACGGCCCGCAGATCCTCGCCGGCACCTACCGCCTGCCGCTGCTGTACGGCAGCGACCGCCTGCTCACCGGCGCGGTGCCGAACGGCCCGCCGCAGCTGTTCTGGAACGGCCCGGGCGCCGGCAACGACGAGCGCAACAAGTTCTCGCTCAACACCTGCAACGCCTGCCACGGCAAGGAAACCCAGACCGCCAACTTCCTCCACATCGCCCCGCGCAATGCCGGCGCGACCTCGCTGCTGTCGAAGTTCCTGGTCGGCACCGGCACGCTCGCCGCGCCGAGCACCTTCACCATGGCCGATCCGTTCAGCGGTTCGCCGCGCACCTACGGCGATCTGGTCGACCGGCAGTCCAAGCTGTCGGCGCTGCAGACCAACGCCTGCCTGGCCGGCGGCGTGTTCCACGAGGCGGTCAGCGTGCCGTTGCTGGCGACGCACTGATCCGGCGCGCGGCATCGGCTTGAAAACGAACAGGCGCCCGCGGGCGCCTGTTCGCGTTTCAGCGGGACGGCGCGGGCGCGGCGACGTGGCGGATTGCCGCTTGGCGGGGCGCAACGGAGTCCGGCGGAGTTCGGCCCTAGGCCTTGTCCGTCGCGGTCGCCTGCACCGGCACCGAGTTCGCCCCCGGCCGGCTCAGCAGCAACACCCCGCCGAGCACCACCGCGGTGCCGACCAACTGGATCGCGGTGATCTTCTCGCCGAGCACCCAGGCGCCGAGGAACACCAACGACACCGGCCCGATCACCGAGAACTGCGCCGCGGTGCCCGCGCCGAGCCGGCCGACCGCGGCCATGGTGAAGGTCACCGGCAAGAACGTGCAGAACACCGCGTTGGCCGCGGCCAGCGCGTAGACCTGCCACGGCAGGCCGAACAGCGCCGACGGCGGGCGCGCGATCAGGTAATGGATCAGCACCGCGGCAGTCGAGACGATCATCGCCCAGGCCACCAGCTGCAACGAACCCAAGCGCTTGATCAATTCGCCCGACATCGCCAGATACAGCGCGTAGCTGACCGCCGCGCCGAGCACCAGCGCGCTGCCGAGCAGCACGTGATCGCCCTGCACGCGCAGGTTCTCGACCATCACCAGGACCACGCCGGCATAGCTCACCGCCAGCGCCGTCCACTCGCGCGCGGCGACCTTGCGCTTGAACGCGAACAGGCCGATCAGCAGCACGATGGTCGGGTTGAGGAACAGAATCAACCGTTCCAGCGAGACCGGCACGTACTCCAAGCCCCAGAAGTCGAGCAGGCTGGACAGGTAATAGCCGAGCACGCCGAGGATCGCGATCAAGCCCCAATCGCGCCGGGTCGGCAGCGCGCCGCGCGCGCGGGCGCGGCCGTGCTCGCGCAGGCCCAGCGCGGCGAACAGCGGCAGCGAAAACGCCATGCGCAGGGCCAGCACCTGCAGCGAATCGACGCCGTAGCGGTATTGCAGCTTGGCCAGGATCGCCTTGGCCGAGAACAGGATCGCGCCGGTGGCGGCGAGGAAGAAACCGGTGCGGCGGGCGGCGGCGGAAGCGGGGGACACGGGCGGGCGATCTCGGGTGAACGCGCTCGCCGCCGGGTTCGCGAACGAAGGCGGCAGGCGGCGAAACGTGGGGAAACGGCGGACGGACGCCGCGGCGTCCGGGGCACAGGTTAAGGCCGGCGCCGGGCCGGCGACACGGCGCCGCGTCCGAATCGGTTTGCCGTCGCGGGCGGTCGGCCGGGCGGCGGCGCTTCACGCCCTGAGGCGCCGGGCCCGCGACACGGCGGCGCGTCCGAACCGCTTCGTTGTCGCAGGCGGTCGACCGGGCATCGGCGTTCTGATGCTCCGATCCGCCGGCCCGCGCAGGCCGACCTCGCGTTCGGCGCCGGTCAGCCTTCGGCGCTGGCCGCATCCAGCGCCGCGATCTCGTCGGCCTTGAGCGTCAGCCGCGCCGCGGCGATCAACTCCTGCAACTGCGCGACGCTCGTCGCGCTGGCGATCGGCGCGGTCACCGAGGGCCGCGCGATCAGCCACGCCAGCGCCACCTGCGCCGGGGTCGCGCCGTGCCCGGCGGCGACCTCATCGAGCGCGGCCAAAATGCGCAGGCCGCGCGCATTCAGATACTTCTCCACCGCGCCGGCGCGCGCCCGGCTTTTGCCCAGGTCGTCGCGGCTGCGGTATTTGCCGGTCAGAAAACCGCTGGCCAGCGAGTAATAGCCGATCACGCCGACGCCGCGTCGGCGCACCAACGGCTCCAGTTCGCGCTCGAAGCCGGCGCGATCGTAGAGGTTGTATTCCGGCTGCAAGGTTTCGTAGCGCGGCAGCGCGTGCCGTTCCGACACGTCCAAAGCTTCGGCCAGGCGCGCGGCGGAGTAATTGGACGCGCCGATCGCGCGCACCTTGCCCTGCTCGATCAGACGCGCGAATGCGCCCAGCGTGTCTTCCAGCGGCACCGAGCGGTCGTCTTCGTGGGCCTGATACAGATCGACGACCTCGGTGCCGAGCCGGCGCAGCGAATCCTCGACCGCGGCCTGGATATTGGCCGGCGCCAAACCGCGCCGCGGCGCCCACTTGGCGACTTTGGTCGCGATCACGATGCGTTCGCGACGGCCGCCGCCCTGCGCCAGCCAGCGGCCGATGATCCGTTCGGATTCGCCGCCCTGATTGCCCGGCACCCACGCCGAATACGCATCGGCGGTATCGACCAGGGAAAAACCCGCCTCGGTGAACGCGTCGAGCAGGGCGAAACTCGCCGCCTCGTCGGCGCTCCAGCCGAACACATTGCCGCCGAACGCGAGCGGCGCGACGGACAGGGACGAACGGCCGAGCGGACGCAGGTTCATTGCGCTTTCCTTAATGCGGGAATGTTCATGATGCGCCGCCGCAAACGGGGGCGTCATCCCTGAATCCGCGAACCGGCGTTGCCGACTGCGTCGGGTCGCCGCAGCGGCGTGAACGATTCATCATTCCCGTGAACGGTCCCGCCTTTATGTGAAGGTTTCTGTTAACTTGCCACACGATTTCCACGCGATTCACAAATGCGAATTTCATGTGAATTACGTGGCAATCCAGCGCTTCCAGGAGATTTACAGGACGTGAGCACTCCCGCGACATCCACCGGTCGCATTTTGGTCGTCGACGATCAGGCCGCGAATCTGCGCGTGGTGACCGCCCTGTTGTCCCGCCAGGGTTACGAGGTGGTCGCCGCCTCGACCGGCGACGAGGCTTTGCAGTTGTATGCGCAGTCCCCGCCCGACCTGATCCTGCTCGACGTGATGATGCCGGGCATGGACGGTTTCGAGGTCATGGACGCGCTGCGCGCCGACTCGCCGCTGCGCGTGCCGGTCGTCTTCGTCACCGCCGCCCACGACCGCGACCTGCTGCTGCGCGCCTTCGACGCCGGCGTGGTCGATTACGTCACCAAGCCCTTTCTGCCCGAAGAATTGCTGGCGCGGGTCAACGCCCACGTCGGCCTCAAGCTCACCCGCGACCGCCTCGAACGCGTCGCGCGCGAGCGCGAGGAACTGGTCAATCTGGTCGCGCACGATCTCAAGAACCCGCTCACCAGCGTGCTGTTCGCCAGCGACCTGCTGATCAACCACGGCTGCAAGCCCGAGCGCGTGCCGCGTTATTTGCAGATGATCCACGAGAGCGCCGACGACGCGCTCGGCTACATCCGCCATTACCTGGAAAGCCAGGCCGGCCATCACGAACGCGCCGAATCCGGCGCGCGCGCGGACCTGGGCGAAACCCTCGACTGGTTGGTGCGCCGCTACGAAATGCAGTTGGACGCGCGCGGCATCCGCGTGCAGGTGCAGCCGCCGGCGAACGGTTCGGCGCAGGTGGCGATGGACGCGCGCGTGCTGCGTCAGGTCAGCGAAAACCTGGTCACCAACGCGATGAAGTACGCACCGGGCGGCGACCTGACCCTGGCCGCGCGCAACAGCGCGCCGGGGTTTTGGCAATTGATCGTCGCCGACCGCGGGCCGGGGATTCCGGTGGCGCGGCAGCGCGAACTGTTCAAGCCGTTCGTGCGTTTGCACGACAGCGATATCGACGATGGCTTGTCGAGCGGCTTGGGGTTGTCGTTGGCGAAGCAGATCGTGGTGAATGCCGGCGGGCAGCTTTGGTACGAAGAGCGCAAGCATGGGGGCTCGCGGTTCATCATCGAGTTGCCGGAGGCGTAAGGTCCGGTTTCTTCGGCGCTCTCGCATGGAAACCGCCCGAGTCCCACGCGGCTTCGGCCGCCTCCTGTAGGAGCGGCGCGAGCCGCGACCGCGAAAGCGCAACCACGCCGAATCCCGCTTGCCGTCATTCCGGCGAACGCCGGAATCCATTTTGCCCTTGCCGTTGTTGTTGTCTTTGCCTTTCGCTTGGACGCATCCCCACCCGAGGCCCACGCCCCAAAGCCCCGGAGGGCGCGCGCATGGATGCGCGCGTGCGCCGTAGGGGCATGGATGCCCCTTACGGCGCAGCCCCGCGCTCGGTGCTGGACCTAGTGGCTCTTGATTCGAAAACAAGGAAAGCGCCTTTCTTTGGTTACTTTCTTTGGCAAGACAAAGAAAGTAACTCGGCCGCTTGCGGACGAAAGCTTTAAGCGTTTGATCTTCGCTTGTCGTCGTGCGCTCTTGCGAGCGGGAGCGGAAGCAACATCAAAATGGATTCCGGCTTTCGCCGGAATGACGGTGGGTGGGGTGTTCCGCCACGTGCGAGAAACGCATCTCGCACTCCGTCATTCCGGCGAAAGCCGGAACCCATTTTGACTTTGCCGTTGGTTTTGCCTTCAACGCAACAACGAGTGAGGACAAGCTCCAATCAAGTGCGTTCCGTCCGCAAGCGGCCGGGTCACTTTCTTTGTCTTGCCAAAGAAAGTAACCAAAGAAAGGCGCTTTCCTTGTTTTCGAATCAAGAGCCACTATGGCTCGGAGTTGCGCGGGGCCGCGCCATAAGGGTCATCCTGACCCATGGCGCGCGTGCGCATCCATGCGCACGCCCTCCGGGGCTGCGGGGCGTGTGCTTTGCTTGGGGATACGTCAAAGCAAGCAGCAACGGCAACGGCAACGGCAACGGCAAAACAGATTCCGGCGCAGTGGGGTTTCGACGTAGTTGCGATGTCGCGGTCGCAGCTTGCGCAGCTCCTACAGGGGCTTGGGATAGTTCGTATCCGACTGTAGGAGCTGCGCAAGCTGCGACCGCGACAATCGGATCGCGACGAAACTCCGATGCCGAAGCATCCGCAAATGCCGCCCCGATCGCCCAATGAAAAAGCCGACGCTCTCGCGTCGGCTTTCTCGTATCGCCTGCGACGCTGCAGCGCCGCGCATCGTTCGCGCGAACGAACCGTCCGGCTTACTCCGCCGCGGTCTCATCCGCACCGTTGCGCGCCCGCCGCCGCGCGCTGCCCGGCGCCGCGCGGCGCGCGTCGATGCGGCGCGCCGAGCCTTCGATCGGATCGCCTTCGGCCTGCTTGCGCGCCTTGCGCCGCGCCGCGGCGTACCACAGCAAACCGGCGCCGGCGACGGCGGCCACGGCGACCACCGGGTTGCGGCGGATGAAGCCGCCGGCGGTGCGCGCGCCGGCCTTGACCACGCCGAGCTTGGCGCCGGTGTCGAGCCACTGGCCGGCCTTGGGCGCGGCTTCCTTGAGGTTGGCGCTGATCGCGTGCACCAATTCCAGTGCGCGGTCGGGCAGGGAATCGAACTTGCTCATCGTGTCGGTCCTGGACGAGAGAAACGGGCTCCAGTGTCGGCGCGCCACCGTTGAAATTCTGTGAGCGGGGCCGCGCTGGAGGGGGTGTGGGCTGAACGTGGGGAAGAGGATACGACGAGTGGAGGGGCGTCGTGGTTGCGGTGGCGCGGTCGCGGCTTGCGCCGCTCCTACAGGGGGCGATCGGGGATGCGCCGCGATCGGGTTTCGGCGCGGGTTCCGCGTCCGTTGAGACGCGCTGTTCTCAACGGACGTTACGTGCCGCGAGGCTTGGCCCGATGCGTCGCCTTCGCGGTCCAGGGATCGTCGGGCCACGGGTGCTTGGGATAGCGTCCCTTCATTTCCTTCTTCACTTCCGGATATGTGCGCTCCCAAAAACCGCGCAGGTCTTGGGTGACCTGCAGCGGCCGGCCGGCTGGCGAGAGCAGGTGCAAAGTCAGCGGCACGCGGCCGTCGGCGATGCGCGGGGTGTCGGCGAGGCCGAACAGTTCCTGCAGCTTCACCGCCAGCACCGGCGGCTGCGCGGCGCCGCGGCCGTCGTCGGCGTGATCGTCGTAGCCGTACTCGATCGCGCGCTCCATCCCCGAGGGCACGACGATGCGCGTGGGCGCGAGCGCGTCGAGCTTCTGCCGCCACGACCAATCGCACAACGAACGCAACGCTTCGCCGAAACCGGCTTCGTCGAGCGCGTCCAGCCGGGTCTTGCCGCTGAGCGCGGGCTTGAGCCATTGATCCAGGCGTTCGAGCAAGCCGCCGTCCGACAAATCCGGCAGCGGCGCGTCGGCTTGCGCGAGCTCGGGCATCCACTCGCGCAGGCAGCGCACGCGCGCGCGCCACTGGCGCAGGCCCGCGGTCCACGGCAGCGCGTCCAGGCCGAGTTGGCGCACCGCGTCGACCAGCGCGTCGGCGTAACGCGAAGGATCCGGCCGCGCCAGCGGGCGGCTGTCGATCACGATGCGGTCGTAGCGGCGCTCGCGCACCGCGGCGATGCCGCGCGCGTTAGCGTCCCACACCACCCGGTCTTCGCTGACGAAGCGCTGCGGGAACTCGCGCTCCAGCCGCGCCTCGTCGAGCGGCGCGGCGCGCAGGATGCGCGCGTCGCGCGGGTCGTCGCGCAGTTCGCTGACCACCAGCCACGGCTCGCCGTACACCGCGCTGTCGTCGAACAGCTTGGCGCTGCGGCCGTTGGCGAGTTGGTAGCGGTACGGGTCGCTCGGATGCTGGCGCGCGATGCGGTCGGGGAACGCGTGCAGCAACAGATCGCCGAGCGCATGCGCGGGCGCCGACGGCGGCGGCGGGTTGTCCGCGCGCAAGCGCCGGCGCCATTGCTTGCTGGCCTGATCGAGCGCGGCCAGCGCCGAGCGCGAGGCGTCCGCCGGCGCGCGTCCGGCGCGGAACGCGGCCAGCGCTTGCCAGCGCGCGTGCAGCGCGTCGCCGCCGCTGCGCAGCGGATCGCGCGCTTCCAGCAGCGCGGCCAGATCGCAGGCCAGCGCGCGTTCGCGGGCGTCGCTGGGCGCCAACAGCATCGCGGCCAGACGCGGATGCGTGCCTAAGGCGAGCATGCGCCGCCCGAACGCGGTGATCGCGAGCTGCCCGCCCGCGCCGTGTTCCAGCGCGCCCAAGCGCAGCAACAGTTCGCGCGCCGCGCCCATCGCGCCGGGCGGCGGCGCGTCGACGAAGCGCAGGCCGGCGTCGCCCCACGCCGCCAGTTCCAGCGCGAGGCCGGCCAGTTCGACCTGGGCCATCTCGGGCCGGCGCTGCGGCTCCAGGCGCTGCGATTCGGGCCACAGGCGATACGCCCAACCGTCGGCGACGCGGCCGGCGCGGCCGGCGCGCTGATCGGCCGAAGCTTGGGCGATGGCGACCACGTCCAATCGCGCGAAACCGCTGTTGGGGTCGTAGCGCGGCTCGCGCGCGAGGCCCGAATCGATCACCACGCGCACGCCGGGCAAGGTCACGCTGGATTCGGCGACGTTGGTCGCCAGCACCACGCGGCGGCGGCCGTCGGGATCGGGTTGCAACACGCGGCTTTGTTGTTCGACCGGCAATTCGCCGTGCAGCGCCAGCACATCGACGCCGCGCGCGGCTTCGCTGCCGGCCAAGGCGACGTCGGCGCGAGCGATTTCGCGTTGGCCGGGCAGGAACACCAACACATCGCCGGGATGCGCGGTCAGCGCATGCTCGACCGTGCGCTTGAGTTGATGTTCGAGCTTCTCTTCGCGCCGCGCGGGAAAGTGCCCGATCTCCACCGGATAGCTGCGCCCGGCGCTGCTCAGCCGCGGCGCGTCGAGGAACTGGGCCAGGCGCTCGCCGTCGAGCGTCGCCGACATCACCACGATGCGCAGGTCCTCGCGCAACGAGGCCTGCACGTCCAGCGCCAGC
Encoded here:
- a CDS encoding DMT family transporter — translated: MSPASAAARRTGFFLAATGAILFSAKAILAKLQYRYGVDSLQVLALRMAFSLPLFAALGLREHGRARARGALPTRRDWGLIAILGVLGYYLSSLLDFWGLEYVPVSLERLILFLNPTIVLLIGLFAFKRKVAAREWTALAVSYAGVVLVMVENLRVQGDHVLLGSALVLGAAVSYALYLAMSGELIKRLGSLQLVAWAMIVSTAAVLIHYLIARPPSALFGLPWQVYALAAANAVFCTFLPVTFTMAAVGRLGAGTAAQFSVIGPVSLVFLGAWVLGEKITAIQLVGTAVVLGGVLLLSRPGANSVPVQATATDKA
- a CDS encoding pseudouridine synthase: MLIAFNKPYGVLSQFTDRSQPPKPTLAGFGLPAEVYAAGRLDHDSEGLLLLTDDGTLAHRLTDPRHKQAKTYLVQVEGEPGDEPLRRLRDGVDLNDGPTLPAQARVVAAPDWLWPRDPPVRFRKTVPDAWLELSIREGRNRQVRRMTAAVGLPTLRLIRVAIGPHRLDGLAPGQWRAL
- a CDS encoding LysR substrate-binding domain-containing protein, which translates into the protein MNRPPLHALLGFATAARLNNLTRAAEQMHLTVSALSHQIRTLEQRLGRRLFERGPRGVRLTADGERLLSVVAPHLDALDHALRPYSPRRDDVLTLSLMASMASSWLVPRLGSFVARYPQLELNLFSSAALVDFDREPGIDAAMRGGYGRWPGLVIEHLFDETLIPVASPALVERMGGLPAQEDLHRWPLLGDLSTYWQDWFDRYGGKPPARYVAHFDDSETMHRAAVEGLGVALGRMARTRLLIRNGQLVPLSQGRLKIDWGHYLVYPSRSVDHAGLESFRTWLHEQAREYVDQMDADLAARDPAAAAASTKKPRKKRS
- a CDS encoding hybrid sensor histidine kinase/response regulator, with product MSTPATSTGRILVVDDQAANLRVVTALLSRQGYEVVAASTGDEALQLYAQSPPDLILLDVMMPGMDGFEVMDALRADSPLRVPVVFVTAAHDRDLLLRAFDAGVVDYVTKPFLPEELLARVNAHVGLKLTRDRLERVAREREELVNLVAHDLKNPLTSVLFASDLLINHGCKPERVPRYLQMIHESADDALGYIRHYLESQAGHHERAESGARADLGETLDWLVRRYEMQLDARGIRVQVQPPANGSAQVAMDARVLRQVSENLVTNAMKYAPGGDLTLAARNSAPGFWQLIVADRGPGIPVARQRELFKPFVRLHDSDIDDGLSSGLGLSLAKQIVVNAGGQLWYEERKHGGSRFIIELPEA
- the hrpB gene encoding ATP-dependent helicase HrpB, yielding MNSPAFPIDPLLPQIRDSLAAHPRLVLEAPPGAGKTTQVPPALLDAPWLQGRKIVMLEPRRVAARAAAQFMARQRGEPAGETVGYRIRFENKVSARTRIEVVTEGILTRMIQDDPMLEGVGALLFDEFHERHLAADLGLALALDVQASLREDLRIVVMSATLDGERLAQFLDAPRLSSAGRSYPVEIGHFPARREEKLEHQLKRTVEHALTAHPGDVLVFLPGQREIARADVALAGSEAARGVDVLALHGELPVEQQSRVLQPDPDGRRRVVLATNVAESSVTLPGVRVVIDSGLAREPRYDPNSGFARLDVVAIAQASADQRAGRAGRVADGWAYRLWPESQRLEPQRRPEMAQVELAGLALELAAWGDAGLRFVDAPPPGAMGAARELLLRLGALEHGAGGQLAITAFGRRMLALGTHPRLAAMLLAPSDARERALACDLAALLEARDPLRSGGDALHARWQALAAFRAGRAPADASRSALAALDQASKQWRRRLRADNPPPPSAPAHALGDLLLHAFPDRIARQHPSDPYRYQLANGRSAKLFDDSAVYGEPWLVVSELRDDPRDARILRAAPLDEARLEREFPQRFVSEDRVVWDANARGIAAVRERRYDRIVIDSRPLARPDPSRYADALVDAVRQLGLDALPWTAGLRQWRARVRCLREWMPELAQADAPLPDLSDGGLLERLDQWLKPALSGKTRLDALDEAGFGEALRSLCDWSWRQKLDALAPTRIVVPSGMERAIEYGYDDHADDGRGAAQPPVLAVKLQELFGLADTPRIADGRVPLTLHLLSPAGRPLQVTQDLRGFWERTYPEVKKEMKGRYPKHPWPDDPWTAKATHRAKPRGT
- a CDS encoding aldo/keto reductase, which gives rise to MNLRPLGRSSLSVAPLAFGGNVFGWSADEAASFALLDAFTEAGFSLVDTADAYSAWVPGNQGGESERIIGRWLAQGGGRRERIVIATKVAKWAPRRGLAPANIQAAVEDSLRRLGTEVVDLYQAHEDDRSVPLEDTLGAFARLIEQGKVRAIGASNYSAARLAEALDVSERHALPRYETLQPEYNLYDRAGFERELEPLVRRRGVGVIGYYSLASGFLTGKYRSRDDLGKSRARAGAVEKYLNARGLRILAALDEVAAGHGATPAQVALAWLIARPSVTAPIASATSVAQLQELIAAARLTLKADEIAALDAASAEG